From Deinococcus sp. LM3:
GCGGGGGTGGGCGCCTCCACGGGGGCCGGCGTGGACGTGGGGGCCGCCTCCGGCGTCACGGCTGGGGCCGTGGTCGTGGGGGCCGGCTGGGCTGGCGGTTCCAGCGGAGCCGTCTCGGTGGGTGGTGTGGGGTCCGTGCTCACGGCCGCCCCGTTCGCGTCGGGTGCAGGCGTGACCGCCGGGGTGGTGACGGCCGGCGTGACGGACTCTCCTGACGCGGCGACCGGGGCGGGCCGCAGGAGGGTGCCCGCGACCAGGCCAGCGCCGACCAGTGCGGCGGCCCCCGCCACCCACAGCCAGGGCCGCGTCCGGGGCGGCGTGGCCGGGGTGCCGACCTCTGCGGGCGCGGGAGTGGTGCCTGCCGCGGCGGGGGGCGTGACGGGCGCCGGGTGGGGCGCCGCTCTCACCTCATGCCGGACGACCGGAACCGCTTCTGCCGGGAAGGGCGCGTCAACGTCCGGCAGTGGGGTGAGCAGGCGGGGCGTGACGCGGGTGACCCTCACCGGGAGCGTCCCATCACGCGGGGCGGGCAGGGAGTGGCGGGCGGTGGCCACGCGGGTGAGCGTGCCGATCCCGAGGTTCACGGCCTGCTGCTGCTCGTGGTTGTTCGCGGCCGCGATGGTCCGCAGGGCGTCCATGACCTCGTTCCGCTGCGCCTGCAGGACGTTCAGTTCGCTCGCGCGGGCCACCAGGACCGGCAGGGGCAGCGGGCCGGCCGCCGGGCCCTGCGCGGCCCGCACCTCCTGCTCGCGGGCCGTCAACTGCGCCAGCGCCGACCGCAGCTGCGCCTGCAGGTCGTCGATGACCAGGCCCATCTGCAACTGGGTGTCGTTCCACGCCGCCTGGTTCTGCCGGATGTGCCGCTCCCACTGGGCCTGCAGGTCCCGTTCCACCTGCTCCCGGATGTCGGCTTCCGTCGCCTGACCGTACCGTTCCGACAGGACGACGTCCTCCACGTTCTGGAACGGCTGCCGCGCCGTGAGCAGGACCGGTTCGGGCGACAGGTACCGGTCGGGCGTCACGACGCCGACCTGCACGTCGCTGTTCATGGGAACGGCGAACTCGTAGTACCCGCCGGGGTTCGTGGTGACCTGCAGGCGCTCACCGCCCGTTTCCACCCACACGGTCAGGTCCACCAGCGGCGCGCGTTCCAGGGCGTTCACGACGCGGCCCTGCACGAACGCGAGGTTCATGGGTTGCAGGCCGAGCCGTTCAGGCAGGTCCGCGAATGGCGCTCCGTCCCAGCCACCACCGTGGTTCCTGAATGCCGAACGCAGCGCCTGGGTGAACGCGGTGGATGTGTTCCCCAGTGCGAGAAGCACGTGATCGCTGCGGACGATGGCGGAACCGGCGTCCGCGTTCGGCAGGAACACGGACGGCGTGACCCGCACGCGCGTGCCGTACTCGCGGTCCAGCCACGCCTGGAAGTCGGCGGCGGTGTGTTCCGCCTGCTGGTACGGATTTTCCGACTCGCCCCGCTTGGTGTTGCTGATGATCTTCCCGGAC
This genomic window contains:
- a CDS encoding nuclease-related domain-containing protein, with the protein product MSGAEIRSRIFVGQGHLKQDIPEQALQHVERFLARCPGAFALLEFTSPGPNRRQIDCALVSAGGVDLIEVKRHGGLIDGTVDGPWRLRRSGKIISNTKRGESENPYQQAEHTAADFQAWLDREYGTRVRVTPSVFLPNADAGSAIVRSDHVLLALGNTSTAFTQALRSAFRNHGGGWDGAPFADLPERLGLQPMNLAFVQGRVVNALERAPLVDLTVWVETGGERLQVTTNPGGYYEFAVPMNSDVQVGVVTPDRYLSPEPVLLTARQPFQNVEDVVLSERYGQATEADIREQVERDLQAQWERHIRQNQAAWNDTQLQMGLVIDDLQAQLRSALAQLTAREQEVRAAQGPAAGPLPLPVLVARASELNVLQAQRNEVMDALRTIAAANNHEQQQAVNLGIGTLTRVATARHSLPAPRDGTLPVRVTRVTPRLLTPLPDVDAPFPAEAVPVVRHEVRAAPHPAPVTPPAAAGTTPAPAEVGTPATPPRTRPWLWVAGAAALVGAGLVAGTLLRPAPVAASGESVTPAVTTPAVTPAPDANGAAVSTDPTPPTETAPLEPPAQPAPTTTAPAVTPEAAPTSTPAPVEAPTPAAPPATPAASAPAQIPATPSTPVPAAMAPARPATAAAQPSPPRAAPVTPRPAAAPARPAATTPTPAPAQPEAPVTVTPVTPAAVTATPVEAAPVTSDPADLPGVPVTDSDVPTSDFENLPGTPVN